Proteins from a genomic interval of Sulfurimonas sp. HSL3-2:
- the mgtE gene encoding magnesium transporter, producing the protein MEVSNEELVALKNTITLEIEEYKNNNATVHPYDIAEQLLELRDINSDEYIALIKVIPHELFADILSEFPDYVQEEVAELLSTKKLADIASNMDTDDAATFIQNIQEEHEDTAQEILENFNDEDQVLIQQLISYEEDEAGAYMQSELFSAHINENIGTAIKRLKRLKEENEIDNVWQAYLLDNNHKYLGAVSLEDLIIFEHELKFSDIPKEKHTTFSVHHKTDIQDVVEMVTNYNLNAIAVVDDHDKLIGRITSDDIYDIIEESATEQIFNLAGVNDEIEQEEDIYEIGKSRAIWLGINLVTAIAASLVIGLFDQTIQSIVALAVLMPIVASMGGNAGTQTLTVTVRKMALGEIEGSDARKTISKEIIVSLANGLLFAFVIGVVAYFWFHIPLLGVVIALSMIINLLSAGFFGSVIPLLLRKADIDPAIGSTVLLTTVTDVVGFFSFLGLASVILL; encoded by the coding sequence ATGGAAGTAAGTAACGAAGAGCTTGTTGCTCTTAAAAATACGATCACTTTAGAGATAGAAGAATATAAAAACAACAATGCTACTGTCCATCCCTATGACATTGCCGAGCAATTACTTGAACTAAGAGATATAAATAGTGATGAATATATCGCTCTTATCAAGGTCATACCGCATGAACTCTTCGCGGATATCCTTTCGGAGTTTCCCGATTATGTACAAGAAGAGGTGGCTGAACTTTTAAGTACTAAAAAGCTTGCGGACATCGCATCCAATATGGATACCGATGATGCCGCTACCTTCATCCAAAACATTCAAGAGGAGCATGAGGATACGGCTCAGGAGATACTTGAGAACTTCAACGATGAAGATCAGGTACTGATCCAGCAGCTTATCTCTTATGAGGAAGATGAAGCGGGTGCGTATATGCAAAGTGAGCTTTTCAGCGCACACATAAACGAGAACATCGGTACGGCTATAAAGAGGCTGAAGAGACTTAAAGAGGAAAACGAGATAGATAACGTCTGGCAGGCATATCTACTTGATAACAATCATAAATATCTCGGTGCGGTAAGTTTGGAAGATCTGATCATATTTGAGCATGAGCTGAAATTTTCCGATATCCCAAAAGAGAAACATACGACATTTAGCGTTCATCATAAGACGGATATCCAAGATGTGGTCGAGATGGTTACTAACTATAACCTTAATGCCATCGCCGTCGTTGATGATCATGACAAGCTGATCGGAAGGATCACTTCAGATGATATCTACGATATTATCGAAGAGAGCGCGACCGAGCAGATATTTAATCTTGCCGGGGTCAATGATGAGATCGAGCAGGAAGAGGATATCTACGAGATCGGTAAGAGTAGGGCTATCTGGCTTGGCATAAACCTTGTCACGGCCATAGCCGCTTCGCTTGTTATCGGTCTGTTTGATCAGACGATCCAGTCGATCGTCGCTCTTGCGGTATTGATGCCGATAGTCGCTTCGATGGGGGGCAATGCAGGGACTCAGACTCTTACCGTTACCGTCCGTAAGATGGCACTGGGTGAGATCGAGGGTTCAGACGCCAGAAAGACGATATCCAAAGAGATCATAGTCTCGCTGGCAAACGGGTTATTGTTTGCTTTTGTCATAGGCGTCGTAGCCTATTTTTGGTTTCATATACCGCTTCTTGGAGTGGTAATTGCACTCTCTATGATTATCAACCTGCTTAGTGCAGGATTTTTCGGCAGTGTTATCCCTTTACTACTTAGAAAGGCGGATATAGACCCTGCTATCGGAAGTACGGTGTTATTGACAACGGTCACGGATGTGGTCGGCTTTTTCAGCTTTTTAGGGCTGGCAAGCGTTATCTTATTATAG